The following proteins are co-located in the Cyprinus carpio isolate SPL01 chromosome B19, ASM1834038v1, whole genome shotgun sequence genome:
- the LOC109110572 gene encoding biogenesis of lysosome-related organelles complex 1 subunit 4-like, whose amino-acid sequence MEHRFDRAAAVLSPLEESSAEVSRDSGIVSQSASSLSMVSEALSSGTVSQSPSFGAAVAQSPSSAAGETQAEQTQDDELLRHTAITYSSYIRASAEEEVLCLEKSLEEMLTRVDEFVGMLDMIRNDTSQVVSENLPQIQRKSEEMRGIYRKIDNLEAFVKMVGANVSAMEEQVTQVEGEVGTLPGTFKKFLRTMAVPGFLNKPASPRRQSQKHQELPSVFRTDDYFKPQSEQ is encoded by the exons ATGGAGCATCGCTTCGACAGGGCGGCAGCAGTGCTGTCCCCGCTGGAGGAGTCCAGCGCGGAGGTGAGCAGAGACAGCGGCATCGTGTCCCAGAGCGCCAGCAGCCTGTCCATGGTGAGCGAGGCCCTGAGCAGCGGCACTGTGTCTCAGAGCCCGAGCTTCGGCGCGGCAGTGGCCCAGAGCCCGAGCTCAGCAGCCGGAGAGACCCAGGCGGAGCAGACCCAAGACGACGAGCTCCTGAGACACACCGCCATCACCTACTCCTCTTATATCAGAGCCAGCGCGGAAGAAGAG GTCCTCTGTTTGGAGAAGAGCCTGGAGGAAATGCTGACAAGAGTCGATGAGTTTGTTGGTATGCTTGATATG aTTCGAAATGACACCTCACAGGTGGTCAGTGAGAACCTACCACAGATACAAAGAAAATCTGAAGAGATGAGAGGGATTTACCGAAAAATTGACAACTTGGAG GCCTTTGTCAAAATGGTCGGAGCCAATGTCAGTGCAATGGAGGAACAAGTAACTCAAGTCGAAGGGGAAGTTGGGACCCTACCAGGCACCTTCAAAAAGTTCCTCCGCACAATGGCCGTACCaggttttttaaat aaaccTGCTAGCCCAAGAAGGCAATCACAAAAACATCAAGAGCTTCCCAGTGTATTTAGGACAGACGATTACTTTAAACCTCAGTCTGAGCAGTGA